A section of the Aminiphilus circumscriptus DSM 16581 genome encodes:
- a CDS encoding aldehyde ferredoxin oxidoreductase family protein, with the protein MKGNWCKALFVNLSDGTAEIRGLPEEWFRDYVGGEGVAARLFLDLAAEGPDPLGPDNPLIFAAGPLSGTAAPCSGRCVAFFRSPAGGTLGASNGGGHFGPALKRSGVDLLVITGAASSPKILVVDDGAARLEDASNLWGKGVAETEDAVKARLDGSGWQVASIGPAGENLVRFAAIMTDKHRAFGRGGPGAVMGSKKLKAVAIRGTKTLPIADPEELREAAKAAREELFAETFVREELHPFGTPSFYDAIEGLGILPTRNWQRDEFPESRSLLGHKAYHETLEVKPYACSGCSIACGRHTRIRKGPFEGLEGGGPEYETVAAFGSKCEITDLEAITAANHWANDLGLDVISTGQAVATAMEWFETGVLKEADWGMSLAFGDVKGMLDLVPKIARREGLGDLLAEGVKRAAERLGKDAEKAAMHVKGLEMAADGVRASKGEAVVHAVSPRGADHLRPYASSIDAFGYREPELDILGDISFTEDGNKGWVKPFQELCMATNLLGTCLFASITLAVKPSTWAKLLSCALGRPVSKEELLQRAEAVINLERLINARFGFSRKDDSLPARFTDEPGRDGRGAGEKVNLAVALDSFYDAMGWDRETGLPEKDTLCRLGLDWIETA; encoded by the coding sequence GTCGCGGCGAGGCTCTTTCTGGATCTCGCGGCGGAAGGACCGGATCCACTCGGGCCGGACAACCCCCTGATCTTCGCCGCAGGACCGCTTTCCGGAACAGCCGCGCCCTGCAGCGGGCGGTGTGTGGCTTTCTTCCGCTCGCCTGCGGGAGGAACGCTGGGGGCCTCCAACGGCGGAGGGCACTTCGGTCCAGCACTCAAGCGGAGCGGCGTGGATCTGTTGGTGATCACCGGCGCCGCGTCGTCCCCGAAGATCCTCGTCGTGGACGACGGTGCGGCACGTCTGGAGGATGCGTCGAATCTCTGGGGCAAGGGCGTCGCCGAGACGGAGGACGCCGTGAAGGCACGGCTCGACGGCTCGGGATGGCAGGTGGCCTCCATCGGCCCCGCGGGAGAGAACCTGGTCCGCTTCGCCGCGATCATGACGGACAAGCACCGCGCTTTTGGGCGGGGCGGTCCCGGCGCCGTCATGGGGAGCAAGAAACTCAAGGCCGTGGCGATACGGGGGACGAAAACGCTCCCCATCGCCGATCCCGAGGAACTCCGTGAAGCCGCCAAGGCGGCCCGGGAGGAACTCTTCGCCGAGACCTTCGTCCGGGAGGAGCTGCATCCCTTCGGTACCCCCTCCTTCTACGACGCCATCGAAGGCTTGGGGATCCTCCCCACCCGAAACTGGCAGCGGGACGAGTTTCCCGAAAGCCGGTCCCTCCTCGGGCACAAGGCTTACCATGAAACGCTTGAGGTAAAGCCCTACGCCTGCTCGGGGTGTTCCATCGCCTGCGGGCGACACACCCGCATTCGCAAGGGCCCCTTCGAAGGACTCGAGGGTGGCGGCCCCGAGTACGAGACCGTGGCAGCCTTCGGCAGCAAGTGCGAAATCACCGATCTGGAGGCCATCACCGCGGCAAACCACTGGGCTAACGACCTCGGCCTCGACGTGATCTCCACCGGACAGGCCGTGGCCACCGCCATGGAGTGGTTCGAGACAGGAGTCCTGAAGGAGGCCGACTGGGGGATGTCCCTCGCCTTCGGCGATGTCAAGGGAATGCTCGACCTCGTGCCCAAGATCGCCCGCCGGGAAGGACTGGGGGACCTCCTCGCCGAGGGGGTGAAACGAGCCGCCGAGCGCCTCGGCAAGGACGCGGAGAAGGCCGCCATGCACGTGAAAGGGCTGGAGATGGCCGCCGACGGCGTTCGGGCCAGCAAGGGCGAGGCGGTGGTCCACGCCGTTTCCCCCCGGGGAGCGGATCACCTGCGCCCCTATGCCTCCAGCATCGACGCCTTCGGCTACAGGGAGCCCGAGCTGGACATCCTGGGAGACATCAGTTTTACCGAGGACGGTAACAAGGGATGGGTCAAACCTTTCCAGGAACTTTGCATGGCCACGAACCTGCTCGGGACATGCCTGTTCGCCTCCATCACCCTCGCGGTGAAACCCTCCACCTGGGCAAAATTGCTGAGCTGTGCCCTGGGGCGTCCCGTCTCGAAGGAAGAGCTGCTCCAGCGGGCCGAGGCAGTGATCAACCTGGAACGCCTCATCAACGCCCGGTTCGGATTCTCCCGCAAGGACGATTCGCTTCCAGCGCGCTTCACCGACGAGCCCGGACGGGATGGCCGGGGCGCCGGTGAAAAGGTGAACCTCGCCGTCGCCCTGGACAGTTTCTACGACGCCATGGGATGGGACCGGGAGACGGGCCTGCCCGAAAAAGACACCCTCTGCAGGCTCGGCCTCGACTGGATCGAGACCGCCTGA